ACTGCCAATGAGAGATTTGCCTGAAACTAAATCAgaaaattaatcatttttcATGTGAAGCGTTTTGCACACTTAGCcgatttaattttctttttgtcgATATCTGAGCGTTTTGTTCTCGGGTGAAATCGCaaaactgaagaaaaaaaCCTATAAACTATTAGAAATGctaattatttaatttctgCTCTTCCCCTTTTCATTAAGTAATTTAGGCCTTCAACAAAATCCATTACGataattttttatacaaaataattaaaaaatatagaaaTGAAATCCAGTCATTTATATGAAACAATTGAATGAAGTTCATATACCGTGTCAAAAACATTCACCTTATACACACACGTTTTCTCCCGCGTTCATCttcaatttatgttttatcGTAGCAGTTCTCTGTTTTGTATTAATATAACTTTAGtaattggtaatttttacaaaataaggCTTTCGTCAGCATAATATTAAATTAAGCAATGTTTTACATGTTTCACTCATTTACTGTCATCTAAAATTAGAGTGTTAGCTAATTAACTTTATATAACAAGCTGGTATATTGCTGAATCATATATTCTGTATGTGCATATGTTTCTACGGTACAAAATATTGTTGAGCTTGTTTGCTTAcataataatttgttttgtgcgtttatttatttcattgatgTTGTcagaaccgtgttaaccaaattttaaactgaagTAGAAAAcgggatatagtttggcactctgaagattaactttatatttttcaacacgATCTTTGgaaagcataagcttgctttttcaggtgtactgcgaaatgatttcatttcatgacttttattttactgcaatataTTACAATGTTTTACCTCATTTATTTATGGTGTGACGTAATGGACAACGTTTTGCTCGtcgttatttttgtaaacgtcttgtttgttttgagtttCTTGAGTCGTGATGTAAAAATTGTCATCATCGGTTGCTTTTAAATGCTTGTCATCATTTCCTCTTTTAGTTTATTGTACTAATGAGCCACTTGCAGAAAGATAGATGCTACAAATGATGTATTATCCAGGTTTATTTACAAAGGATTTTCCAACCAATGGGAAGCTCGTGGATTTGGATTTGATGTCACTAGATATAGCATGAGGCAGCTACACCTATTGCCTTTCGAAGTTGGTTAGCAGCTGTTCACATTTCTGTAGCCAAGAAAAATAGCTTATAAAAGCTATaagcagtggtgggattcagccggttcgcACCGGTTTGTGCGAACcagttcttggaattttaatgacctccGCGAACCGGTTTGTTAACAAGCGCATGTAGCCTATAGACCTATATTATATCGGCCCTGGGTCAATATGGCAAGCTGCTGGTGACAAAACcagatgttaaaatatttgaatcccaccactggcTATAAGGTATCACATACGATACggtaaatgatttttaaacaaacttaggGTGCAATTGCCAAGTATATTGGCTACAAGCTCAATCGCAGTAAAGTTCTCTCAATAACTAATAAATCTCCAATAGCTTACCTTATATGGCCATCAACATTTTCGAACTGTTTATTATCTTGtggaatatatatatagcaaGCTGGGTAATTTCCCTGTGTGCATACTACAGTATTTTGAATCGCAAAATTATACAGGGTCCCAAAAGTATCACGAAAGCATAATTTATAACGTGAACCTTATACATGAAAGAGAGAATTGATTATGTTTTGCTATGTTTCTTATAGTTTTAGAGAAGGTTTTCCTGCGCACAAAACGGTTAGTAAGTCGTAGCACAAAAAAACAGGATATTGCAGAAAGGAATATGTAATGTTTCTGATTTCTATGTGAGGTTTTCGTTTTTTGAATACCTTAATTGGTATTACTTAAATAAAGCTATCGTCCGGCACTGTATATCAACAAAAAATGGGAAGTTTGCGAAACTAATCTGGGTTTATATAAGTTTAGCGGACTTAAGGACTTCAAACAGTGATTATGCTTATTTTTTTTCACCAATCCGATACACTGCCATACAATTTTCAATTCATACGCTTGAGATTTAGATCCACCCTTATCCgcacaattttaatgaaaacacgTCATAGCGTTAAAACCACAAGGCGGCTAATTGGTGGTTTACGGTTGCGTTTAATTAAACGAAAAGTGGTTGATTTTGCCAACTGGCAAAAACTCATTTTGTTTACTCTTCAATTGCACATGCACACTTTAACTGAACAACAAACATTTAAGTTTTCCAAACGCAAGGTGTCAGACAttaaaaaccatttgaatttttttgttttcgtaTAGGCTTAATTGTAATTCGtatgtaaattattttgtacAGTTTTTGTCCTTATGTACGTGTATGTGTAGTCTATGCAACTGTATTTTGATGTAACTATAGGCAATAACTTAACTTGTTTTAGCTGGATCGTTTTAGAGTGAACCAGGTTTTCTACAGTTGTTCAGCTAAATTGAAGCCAACAGTAAAACATACCACAAAATATGACGCAACTAACAATTATGTTGCAGTTGTACTTgctaatttctttatttttactGATGCCAGTTATTTGGACTTTGAGGTAAGTAACATGTTTTGTCGCATATGAAAATGAATCCAGCATTTTTAAATTCTCCATTTTACCAACTCGCCAGCTCTCTAGCGAAGTTCTATGAATGCTGGTTGGgctaaaattaacattttgactgGACGcgtttttattaaacattGGTAACAAGCAAATGTGATGTGTTTAAATTAATGGCTGCATACCAGAATGTGTTAGAAGTTGCACAGAACGTCATGTGTTTTTTTTGCTGATATTTAATCACCCAGatgaaaaaagacaaaaaatagaacaaaaaACCTCAAAGAACcgcaaaataatttaactaacaaaagcaaaatgtaTAAGTAGTAAaacatgttgttttgtttaaggtCTGGAGGTAATGACTTTTCATCTCCAAGCCAGTCCTGTGACAGCTGTCGTCAACTCAAACGTCAACGGGGAGACAATATGTCAGACAGAAGCTCTACTTACGAAAGCTGGACTGCCCATACTTCCTATAATAAACTTCCTGCAGCCAACTCTAGGTAGAGACTGCACTGTCAttcatgtgtttaaaatttaaacacaattttacttctttaaacatgttaaagtgtttaattatGTGTTTAAGTGTATagattttgttaatttgacaaaatttaaacattttatgggTTAAACACCACAATCCATGACACGTTTAATAATGATTTATGCCTATTCCACACTTTTTCCACGCTTTAGGcgtttaaatgttaaacacataacacaaagattacaaaatgtgtcaaacAAAAAGGTGTTTAGGAggaatgtgtttattttgatgAGTTTTATTGAATTATATCTTATACTTTGAGTTGCTTTAGAAAGAATCTATCAAAAACAGTTCGGTACTATATGCTTTAGACTTGTTCGCATTACCCAATTACACGAGCTATTGTTCAGTATAAATTTGTATCTCGGACTCAATTCTTAGGTTTAAAGTTGGCAACTTGAagtcgttttaaaaattttcctaTATGGAGTGGCTGAACACTAAATTGTATTGTTCAGGCcttactgtaggctatatttcaaAGGGGTGAAAGGGGCCTTGGCCCCCCCGCCCccatattttgtgtctataggTTTCTACATCGGGTGGCGGTGTcttaaaaccaacaatttgtaTACAGTCAAGCCTCGATTTAACGGACTTCGATTTAACGGACTTCGGATTTAACGGACTCAATATGCGCAGATCTATGAGTAAAAGAATGTACCAAAAGAacggtttttattgttttggaaTTCGCCAGGCTACTTGCGTGAATGCGTGAAACGATTAGAAAGCTGTCTCTCACAACGTCACAATACCAGCGTATTGTGATCTATCAGCGTACTCTGTACTCTGTTAGCAAGAGCCTTCATTCGGTGCACCTTAGAATCAGTTAGAACCTGCCTGTGTTTAGTACGGTGCATTATGTCTAAGCCAAATGAAACACGTAAACGTGTGAACTTGTCGGTGATGCAGAAACTAGAACTGatcaaaaagcttgaaaaaggGGCCAGCGTTGCGAGTGTTTGCGATCAGTATGGTGTCGAAAAACAAACAGTCTCAGACATTAAGAAGAGCAAGGACAAGCTGTTGAAATACGCTACGTCTTATTGTGTTGATGCGGCGTCTTCCAAGGGTGGTAAAGTGAGCAACAGAAAACATATGAAGATGGGTAAGGAACAATCTTTGGACGCAGCAGTTATGAAGTGGTACGTTCAACAACGGTCCAGTGGAGTGAATGTGCGTGGGACAGAGTTAATCGCAGCTGCTGCTAAACTGGCTACCAGTCTTGGCTTAACCGATTTTAAGGGCAGTGATGGGTGGCTTTGGCGATTCCGGAATCGCCACGGATTATTTAACGAGGTTCTGCATGGCGAGGCTGGTGATGCAGATACGGCAAGTGTGGCCCCCCTTCGcgaaaaattaacaaagatGATTAGTGACGCAGGCCTCACCCTATCTCAAGTATATAACGCAGACGAGACGGGAATTTTTTGGCGTTCTATCCCGAAGAATTCTCAAGTCCGTCAGGGTGAGGAGAAGACCAAGGGGAAGAAGACAAGCAAGGAAAGGCTGTCGGTCCTGGTCGGGTCCAATGCCACCGGTACTCACCGACTGAAGCTAGCCGTGGTGGGCAAATCGAAGAAACCACGGGCATTTAAGGGATTAAACGTCGAGCGTGACCTGCCAGCAGTAGTTTACTACAACTCTAAGAAAGCTTGGTTTAACTCTGCAATATTCACTGATTGGTTTTTCTCGCATTTTGTGCCTTCGACTCGGAAATATCAAGAAGAAGTGCTGAAGATTTCTCCTGATGATGTACGAGCGGTCCCATTttatgcggcccgccggcacttgcagaaactcctactcatcacttattgttttaattaaacagcttacatgacaaaatattattccctttacgagtgtgtttttctcttcactttcagtgcgtaaacacacacacgccagtcgcgcatgtattgcaacatgctttcagcaactagcggtacacttctcacgcattgtttgattcaattgtttgatcataaaatacaaatacggtagcggctaccgtaggcctttgtgatgaaggttgcgtagctttaaacgtaactgagtgtgaaatgcaaaaattgtgtttaatatgaatatgcgtttatttacacaccgggtaaattttcctactttgtaattaGAGTGTGCAgcccgccggctgcaacattttttctaatgcggccctcagtacaaaaagtttgcccacccctggtctacgCTATAGCAGAGTACTTGactgtacactgtacagtagtGGGAGTACGTTATTTTCGATTAACGGACTTTTTCCAGCAACGGACTGCTGCTGGTCCGCATTTGTACGTTAAATCGAGGGTTGACTTTAGTTCTCTTTATAAtctcatgaaatatttgaccccccccccccccccaatTTTTTTCCGGCTACGCCACTGGCTGTGATTGGTTTTCAAGTAAAGCCATTCACCCAGGAATGGAGGGTGAAAAACCAATTACCATACTTTGCCcatcaaagtttaaaattactcGGGCATGGCCTAACGTGGGCGTTCTCTTCTCGTCGTTTGATTGAAAGGTAAATGACAAGCGTTCACCATCAGTTAGCGGAACGTCTGAATAACGTTTGTTCATATAATGTAGAATGTGTATCTGAAAATAGTAGGTTATAACTATTTATTCCATGTTTAAATAACtcaaaatctaaaatattaaaataaaaaaaactttcataacattacattaaacgtattttttttacattagAACAagcaattgttgtttttatttgtttttttattcagCAAGTTTaccatttcaaaattattttaagttctaTGAAATAATATGTTAAGTTCTACCATTGTCAAAAATGTGGGCGCGCATTTACCACCTTCAGACGGCTACAAGCTATCTCTAAAATCTGAATCCTCTTTTCAGCTAATCAGCTTACATAAAGACAGCGAATTGTTTTATGACGTTTCGTAGGGCTGTAGCTTATTGTCACAGTTTATTttctgtagcctatataggtAGCCTGGTGTAACGTATTTCGCTGTATGGTTCAGGTTTGTTACTACAagctaggcctataggcctatattccATGCAGGCAGAAAGGTTTACAGAGTTACAGACAAtaacaaataggcctacttataGCATGTTTTCGATACCCGGTGGTGCCATACCATTTTAATgctcttgggcaaggcattggCCTTCGGTAAgcatttgattttgataatttagtagtaagaaaattgttgtaataattgtaatgataaatttcctacattataaaatatttttgtacgcAGTAGGCTATAACAGTCTATACTAAGCTGTTTCTTCAGGCGTTTTCTGTAGAAAGTTATTGGAAAAGCTTAGAAACTTATGTTGAAGAGAAGCCATCCACCTGTGCCATCACATAGTAAACAACCCTCATCATTAGGTTTCCTTCAACTACAAAGACTGGCAGGTGATGcagaattatatatttttgatccacatgaaatttatattattaacaatattgagttaattttaaaatgtacTGTGCATGCCAAAAAGTGTTGCTTCAGTGGTGGATTGGCTTAGCACCAGGTTCAAACAATGCGGACTTATTGCAAATGTCCAGTGTTACTACTTTTGTAATGTTCTTGGGTAAGGCATTATTAACCTTTACTCTTCTGGTCCCGGTAAGCAGTGTCAGGGTTGGTCAATACgttataaaattcaatttataaacaaatgaaaattgagtttttgtggaaaactgCAGAGAGTGGAGGAATCATTGCCGAGTCCGAGTCTTCTAAAGACGTTCCTCAGGCCAAGAAGAAAGATTCTGATACCTTATCAAAAagcttaaataataattacatctcactactgttttaaaagctatattgtttagttttatatttgtaatcaCTGTAGATTCAGAATGGACAAAAAAGGCTACTGAAGTTATTAGACAACATTTAGAAAAGGAAGAATCAGAATGGGAATACGGTCTACTAAAACAGGTATTTAAGACCAATGTCTGTCTTTCACCAAGAAGCAATTAGTTTAATGTAAAGATGGATGCATTAGTGgaatcattgaaaatttttcattattaggACAAATGCCTTTTGTCAGTGTTTGAAAGAAACTATGATAAGGTGTTTTAGATTTTGATGCATTTTTAAGAGAATACAGTTGTAGATCATGTTTAGAGGCTGCAACATGGTTATTGATATGATGATAACTTATGCAGATTGAGGAAAAATTCAGAAACGTTTATCAATTTGATTACAATACGATTTAAGAGGCTTGCGTAAGCATGCTAACCACATTAGACAACAAATGTGACAGCAATGTTGAGCAGCAATGCCATGAGACTGAGGTGAGCAATCTGAGCATTCATCcagcaattaacaaaaatctaatttggttgtttgtgtattagtttattgctttgttgAGGAATAATGTGTTCAGATCTTGAGACACTTAATATATATTGAGGGAAAAATAGagtcattattattaatagtgtaaaaatctaacaaaacttttgacaTAGGATCCATCATCAGAGAAAAAACTTAATCTCTTTTTGAggtcacaaaaacaactttggcCGACCcgcaaaacaaatctttttcatgCAATTCAGACTGTTAATGTGAGTTGTAGTTGCTTTACAGAACAATTGAACAGAACATGTGGCTTTACAGAACAATTTGTATacattgacatttttgttttaattttttaggcaTTACGGATTACTTTAAACTCCAGAAAGAAAACACCGCcaagtttgcttgtttctTACAACGAAGCCGGAACCATGAAAACATTCATTGTTGCTGATTCAATCCACGTCAGATGTAACAACGATTCGAGGGTGGTGTTAGGCTATTTAATGCAACTTATCGGTTGTTATTATGCTTAGCAATTGCAATACCCAAAGGTTTACCCTATTTTGGGTTTTTTACAAGCTCATCTCTTGAAGGATAGTCAAAGAAGGTTATCATAAGTCCTCCTAATACGTCTTCTTTGAGAAGTATGTGAACAATATGAACATGGAACATTATgagtaatgattttacactaAACTTATTGCAGCAATTATTATTACTCACGGGTGCCGGAAGAGAAAGGGCAGAGAGGCCATCGcccccttttctttctttatttccAAAATGACATTCAAAAAGTGTCCTTTTTTCGAATTTTGCCCCCtgccaaaaaaaatttccgGCGCCCGTGATTGTACCTGCCTTGTTTCTGTTGCGCTGCTGTAATAAACgctattttggaaattttgactGCCAAGTGACAATACGCATAAAATAGTAAACACCTAGTTAGTAAACAcgtacaacatttaaacataaacaccaaagataataaacacctagttagtaaacacgtacaacatttaaacacaaaacaaaataaacatgtgCGATTTAAACATGTAACCATTTTAGGCGTTTCTTTTTGGCCTCACTTTTCGTGTTTAATTAAAGTGTTTAACAAAATGACAGTgtgaaataataaatatagaCTTCGAGTCTGGGTGTCCATATTGTGGACATACTGCGCCATAGGCTATACCTTTCACCATACAAACTGTAGGCAAAATATTGTTCCTTTGTTAAATTCATATAGctatattttttgccaaatcTTGTGCAATAGCCAGCAGTAAAATACGTATAGGCATAGTCGCCATAATTACCCTTCATCTATTACTATGTCACATAAACGTGACAGATTTTTTACTTCTCACATCCCTTTCCACTCAAACCACACTCACATGAAAAACTACGTACACGGACACTACACTGCCCTTCGAAATCCTCGTCTAACATTTAGCGTTCTCCAACCTGCCGGGCAAGGATGTGACGGCAATTCCACAGCAACGGTGAAAGACACATCCAAAACGAGGTAAATTTATCACCGGAACATACTTGCTGAAATTTCCAACAATCTGTTGGATTTAAGTGTACgtcttttttttattaagaGTCTTTTGTTAAGTACAAGTGTAGCCTAAATATTTTATACGAATGATTTAATCTGATTGTGCGTCTCAAGCCTACACATGCTGCGTTATACAGGAGATGCATAGTTGCGCAGAATGGAGGCTTCTACGTCAGCAGAACAGGCGCTTGTTTGGGTAATATTGTGAGCGATGGCAGACTAATTAGAAACTCACATGGAGTACAAAACGCACATTTTGGTATAACGAGGAATGGAACTATTATAGTTGGGTATTGTCTTTACAACTGATAGCTATGAATGAATTAGCACTGTCTTTTTGGGTATATGTTGCACTAGACTTACTTCATTGTCCGTCAATGTTTGTCTTGCGTAGGTATTTGTCTGAAAAAGACGTGAAAACACTTGATTTTCAGCAATTGGTTGGTGGGGTAATATGGATGATTCGAAATGGTAGGTCAGTTTTAATGCTACTAATGACCATGTCTGTTGTGGTGGCTTTCAATTGTCGAATTCAAAGACCACGCTATCTTAGTGCTGTATTTTATAATCTGTAATACCCTAATCTGTACAACCTCTAAGctaaaccaaaccttaaactAACTgatgttgtttaaaaaaaactaaacgcTTGCTTGCGCCCTTTCTCTCTATCCAGCTGCTTATCTCAAACTATGCAGATGTTTCGGTGAAATTTGTACTtggtaatgttttttttttaatttcccaCAGGTGCGTCGTATATTGATGAGGCTGTTCAGCTGGAAGAAGAAAGCACGCAAGAAACAGGAACATTGAGGTCTGCAAAACAACCATATTcatcatcaatcaatcataGTTTATAAACAATTCTCTTGCTTCA
The Clavelina lepadiformis chromosome 4, kaClaLepa1.1, whole genome shotgun sequence DNA segment above includes these coding regions:
- the LOC143451898 gene encoding N-acetylglucosamine-1-phosphodiester alpha-N-acetylglucosaminidase-like isoform X2, with amino-acid sequence MTQLTIMLQLYLLISLFLLMPVIWTLRSGGNDFSSPSQSCDSCRQLKRQRGDNMSDRSSTYESWTAHTSYNKLPAANSRFFTSHIPFHSNHTHMKNYVHGHYTALRNPRLTFSVLQPAGQGCDGNSTATVKDTSKTRRCIVAQNGGFYVSRTGACLGNIVSDGRLIRNSHGVQNAHFGITRNGTIIVGYLSEKDVKTLDFQQLVGGVIWMIRNGASYIDEAVQLEEESTQETGTLRYFADVQTGRSAIGHVSNGQVVFVQVDGRTGETGVNLEAFAKYLIDEFHLVNAINLDGGGSATVAINDTLASYPSNYCKNTPKWWCPRPVSTVICAHSPDCEPACENGQCVDGRRMLLRFWLAW
- the LOC143451900 gene encoding uncharacterized protein LOC143451900 isoform X1; translation: MLKRSHPPVPSHSKQPSSLGFLQLQRLADSEWTKKATEVIRQHLEKEESEWEYGLLKQDPSSEKKLNLFLRSQKQLWPTRKTNLFHAIQTVNALRITLNSRKKTPPSLLVSYNEAGTMKTFIVADSIHVRCNNDSRVVLGYLMQLIGCYYA
- the LOC143451900 gene encoding uncharacterized protein LOC143451900 isoform X2 — encoded protein: MLTTLDNKCDSNVEQQCHETEDPSSEKKLNLFLRSQKQLWPTRKTNLFHAIQTVNALRITLNSRKKTPPSLLVSYNEAGTMKTFIVADSIHVRCNNDSRVVLGYLMQLIGCYYA